One part of the Gammaproteobacteria bacterium genome encodes these proteins:
- a CDS encoding DUF2835 domain-containing protein → MHEYRFHLAIPAEEYLAYYEGVMRAVVVSLASGQRLQFPAESLRPFVSREGVYGEFVMRVDGQNRLQGIERVMRK, encoded by the coding sequence ATGCATGAATACCGCTTTCATCTGGCCATTCCGGCCGAAGAATATCTCGCCTATTACGAGGGTGTAATGCGCGCCGTGGTGGTGAGCCTGGCCAGCGGGCAGCGGCTGCAATTCCCGGCCGAAAGCCTGCGGCCCTTTGTCTCGCGCGAGGGGGTGTACGGCGAATTTGTCATGCGTGTGGATGGGCAGAATCGTTTGCAGGGCATCGAGCGCGTGATGCGCAAATAG
- a CDS encoding pentapeptide repeat-containing protein, with translation MITIHDRKGLSTLLSLEVDTLQGADLREANLENANLVQYDLQGADLRGANLVGADLRLANLSGADLRGADLSAADFMGARLDGVKADRPLLPISQ, from the coding sequence ATGATCACCATCCACGACCGCAAGGGGCTCAGCACCCTGCTAAGCCTCGAGGTCGATACCCTGCAGGGGGCCGACCTGCGCGAGGCCAACCTGGAAAACGCCAATCTGGTGCAATACGACCTGCAGGGGGCCGACCTGCGCGGCGCCAATCTGGTCGGCGCCGACCTGCGACTGGCCAACCTCAGTGGGGCTGATCTGCGCGGCGCCGACCTCAGTGCCGCCGACTTCATGGGCGCCAGGCTGGACGGCGTAAAGGCGGATCGCCCGCTGCTGCCCATCAGCCAGTAG
- a CDS encoding sensor domain-containing diguanylate cyclase yields MFQANEHSGPAVYVTDPTSAPAPSPTASISPAAERRSFFGSFSLKAIAYTSATVIITLFLSITVTNLLLAKTYYQGPEDNGLSLRLADKTRAIETQLAFFQQIVDHVAAQPTTQDILEHDDGLGAQTWALQMRRFLPQALGVALLTNAGKIMGAPADAQLGPQSLTDLAKLSQGEPISMPPVHRLTEATSHFDLVAPVRDESGNPLGMVFVSYGLKTLQPPLQNNTNSGQRLVLRDGRGNIISQHNRVNEADKTRQLETRLSNSDWQLSLTENIDRSLPSFLSLTLFNISALLLTLGIVAFLVRYALRTLGTDFSQIKTLLNTLAEGGPMAEEFATPQLRETAEILPAISHIQRGIEKKQQLLQHRQLSDELTGLPNRRQFNIEFARAYNFARRGTSVCVVRLHLHGLDRLNAQQTEQAVKLLSKALKEHTRKVDHVARLDADEFSLLMFGMSAEGTAPCLERMRKSFLELQTQHPALPDTLICSLHFGYTLIHAHRDNSAAEVLKRAEAALDEAQLSAERCIIAA; encoded by the coding sequence ATGTTTCAGGCAAACGAGCACAGCGGCCCCGCTGTCTACGTCACAGACCCGACGTCGGCGCCAGCCCCCTCGCCCACGGCATCGATCAGCCCTGCTGCCGAACGCAGGTCCTTTTTTGGCAGCTTTTCCCTCAAGGCGATTGCCTACACCAGCGCTACCGTCATCATCACTCTGTTTCTGTCGATCACCGTCACCAACCTGTTGCTGGCCAAGACCTATTATCAGGGACCGGAAGACAACGGCCTCAGCCTGCGACTGGCGGACAAGACCCGGGCGATCGAGACCCAGCTGGCCTTTTTTCAGCAGATCGTGGATCACGTGGCGGCCCAGCCGACCACCCAGGATATCCTCGAACACGATGACGGCCTCGGCGCCCAGACCTGGGCCCTGCAGATGCGGCGTTTCCTGCCCCAGGCCCTGGGCGTCGCGCTGCTCACCAATGCCGGCAAGATCATGGGCGCGCCTGCCGATGCCCAGCTCGGCCCGCAAAGCCTCACCGACCTCGCCAAACTCAGCCAGGGCGAGCCCATCAGCATGCCGCCCGTACATCGGCTCACCGAGGCCACCAGCCACTTTGACCTGGTCGCCCCGGTGCGGGATGAATCGGGCAACCCGCTCGGCATGGTATTCGTCAGCTATGGCCTGAAGACCCTGCAGCCGCCGCTGCAAAACAATACCAACAGCGGTCAACGACTGGTCCTGCGCGACGGTCGTGGCAACATCATCAGCCAGCACAACCGGGTCAATGAGGCCGACAAGACTCGCCAACTGGAAACCAGGCTCAGCAACAGCGACTGGCAGCTGAGCCTCACCGAGAACATCGACCGCTCCCTGCCGAGCTTCCTGAGCCTCACACTGTTTAATATCTCCGCCCTACTGCTCACCCTGGGCATCGTCGCCTTCCTGGTGCGCTATGCCCTGCGCACCCTGGGCACCGACTTCAGCCAGATCAAGACCCTGCTCAACACCCTGGCCGAAGGCGGCCCCATGGCGGAAGAATTCGCCACCCCGCAGCTGCGCGAGACGGCAGAGATCCTGCCCGCCATCAGCCACATCCAGCGCGGCATCGAGAAAAAACAACAGCTGCTCCAGCACCGGCAGCTCAGCGATGAACTCACCGGCCTGCCCAATCGGCGCCAGTTCAACATCGAGTTTGCCCGCGCCTACAACTTTGCCCGCCGCGGCACCTCGGTATGCGTGGTGCGGTTGCATCTGCACGGGCTGGACCGGCTCAACGCACAGCAGACCGAGCAGGCCGTAAAACTGCTGAGCAAGGCGCTCAAGGAACACACCCGCAAAGTCGATCACGTCGCCCGCCTGGACGCCGATGAATTCTCGCTACTGATGTTCGGCATGTCCGCCGAAGGCACCGCCCCCTGCCTGGAGCGGATGCGCAAATCCTTTCTGGAGCTGCAGACCCAGCACCCCGCCCTCCCCGACACCCTGATCTGCAGCCTGCACTTCGGCTACACCCTGATCCATGCCCACCGCGACAACAGCGCCGCCGAGGTGCTCAAACGGGCCGAGGCCGCCCTGGACGAGGCACAGCTGTCCGCCGAACGCTGTATCATCGCCGCATGA
- a CDS encoding tetratricopeptide repeat protein, protein MRGLVFSQRPFPRRHTGRWAGLLLGGLLLGSGGLAAETDALLAWQGLEDPLLRAAQFDLLQGDPFVALTQLKAAQAQGHIKGPPGQLQLTLGGMYLAYGAHYRAAEIFSALGESGQPQAVRDLAWLRLAQVQYQRRQTDQALASLGHIAAALPSQQQQERLLLMAMLLMQNQRFDEAITYLRQLGQKSLVQQLSEKSVWATYGRFNLGVALHRQGETQEGEKLLQELGAASATTEEELALRDKANLTLAFHYLAKEDPAQAQHYFEKTRLQGPMSSKALLGLGRAYSARQEHKKSLVPWLKLSQQNPSDPAVQDALLAVPYAFGQLNALKQALEYYQQALAVFKNEMQQVDRAEESVKRGVLVDSLARELGGQERPGYGALTDLPNTPGGHHLWQLFATHEFQETLKNYAQLRLSLGRLEQWSSEIDINEGLAPSQRQQLNTRILNAQGKVIDMLDRLQVHLQDLALAELDKRRQRLQSYSGEARFSMAQIYDYAAKRWGAEK, encoded by the coding sequence ATGCGCGGTCTCGTCTTCAGTCAACGGCCTTTCCCAAGACGGCATACAGGACGCTGGGCAGGGCTGTTGCTGGGTGGGCTGTTGCTGGGTTCAGGCGGTCTGGCGGCAGAGACCGACGCCCTGCTGGCCTGGCAGGGATTGGAGGACCCGCTGCTGCGCGCGGCGCAGTTTGACCTCTTGCAGGGCGATCCCTTTGTTGCGCTGACGCAATTAAAGGCCGCGCAGGCGCAGGGGCATATCAAGGGGCCACCGGGACAGCTGCAATTGACCCTGGGCGGGATGTATCTCGCCTACGGGGCGCACTACAGGGCGGCCGAGATTTTCAGTGCGCTGGGCGAAAGCGGTCAGCCGCAGGCGGTGCGTGACCTGGCCTGGCTGCGTCTGGCACAGGTGCAATATCAACGCCGGCAGACCGATCAGGCGCTGGCAAGCCTGGGTCATATCGCGGCGGCCTTGCCCAGCCAGCAACAGCAGGAGCGCCTGTTGCTGATGGCCATGCTGCTGATGCAAAACCAGCGCTTCGATGAGGCCATCACCTATCTGCGTCAACTGGGACAGAAATCCCTGGTGCAGCAGTTGAGCGAAAAATCCGTCTGGGCTACCTATGGCCGGTTCAATCTCGGCGTGGCCTTGCATCGCCAGGGAGAAACGCAGGAGGGCGAGAAGCTGTTGCAAGAGCTGGGCGCGGCATCCGCCACCACCGAAGAGGAACTGGCGCTGCGGGACAAGGCCAATCTGACCCTGGCCTTCCACTATCTGGCGAAAGAAGACCCGGCGCAGGCCCAGCATTACTTCGAGAAGACACGCCTGCAGGGGCCGATGTCGAGCAAGGCCCTGCTGGGTCTGGGGCGCGCCTATTCGGCCCGACAGGAACACAAAAAATCGCTGGTACCCTGGCTGAAACTGAGCCAGCAGAATCCCAGCGATCCCGCAGTGCAGGACGCCCTGCTGGCCGTGCCCTATGCGTTTGGTCAATTGAATGCGCTCAAGCAGGCGCTGGAGTATTACCAGCAGGCGCTGGCCGTCTTCAAAAACGAAATGCAGCAGGTCGATCGGGCCGAGGAATCGGTGAAACGGGGGGTGTTGGTGGACAGTCTGGCGCGCGAGCTGGGTGGGCAGGAGCGGCCGGGTTATGGCGCGCTGACCGACCTGCCCAACACCCCCGGCGGCCATCATTTGTGGCAGTTGTTTGCCACGCATGAGTTCCAGGAAACGCTAAAGAATTACGCCCAGTTGCGGCTGTCGCTGGGCCGCCTGGAGCAGTGGTCATCGGAAATTGATATCAATGAGGGGCTGGCGCCGTCGCAACGCCAGCAGCTGAACACCCGGATTCTCAACGCCCAGGGCAAGGTGATCGACATGCTGGATAGGCTGCAGGTGCATCTGCAGGATCTGGCCCTGGCAGAACTGGATAAACGCCGGCAACGTTTGCAGAGTTATTCGGGTGAGGCCCGT